A portion of the Zingiber officinale cultivar Zhangliang unplaced genomic scaffold, Zo_v1.1 ctg230, whole genome shotgun sequence genome contains these proteins:
- the LOC122037020 gene encoding F-box only protein 13-like, which produces MIHLAAGKSRKRKEIERAFSFNDLNQDLLERVLSWLPASSFMRLRTVCKRWNSIAKSRTFQAACAHIPSRSPWFLMVDQELDQSIVYDAAEGNWKALNPPIQLLDRRKGKPIPVAASGATVCYQTVDGGLEVCNPVTGSCRKLPHLRQATKACYVRAIAMHSTPSSSSSYKVVVVSGEFPSLAFRVFDSMRGLWDNEVKLVHETKNSAMSCMVDGEAFYFLSEAGDVVATGTQRSLSKQYSSVLIIENGEEIVYFISPSATVVACNLAQKAWYEYPRLLPIYSEYSIDVVECNGEMLVVLLSEFLDTASLRVWRFSKEDVSWRQVATMPPAMAHEFYGKKLDINCCGHGSMILMCFHSDGFSRCVMFRMEANEWVELPECFVYGCAKEFMSAFSFEPRLEVVV; this is translated from the coding sequence ATGATTCATCTCGCGGCAGGGAAAAGCAGGAAGAGGAAGGAAATCGAAAGGGCCTTCTCCTTCAATGATCTGAATCAAGATCTTCTCGAAAGGGTCCTCTCATGGCTCCCTGCCTCAAGCTTCATGCGACTGCGCACTGTCTGCAAGAGATGGAACTCCATTGCTAAATCCAGAACATTTCAGGCGGCGTGCGCGCATATACCGTCCCGGAGCCCATGGTTTCTCATGGTCGACCAGGAACTCGATCAGTCGATTGTTTACGATGCCGCCGAAGGGAACTGGAAGGCTCTAAACCCTCCAATTCAGCTTCTCGATCGCCGTAAAGGAAAGCCTATCCCTGTGGCGGCCTCCGGAGCTACTGTTTGTTATCAGACAGTCGACGGCGGTCTAGAGGTGTGCAATCCGGTGACCGGTTCCTGCCGCAAGCTTCCGCACTTGCGACAGGCAACCAAGGCCTGCTATGTGCGTGCCATTGCAATGCATTCGACTCCAAGCAGTTCATCTTCTTACAAGGTTGTTGTAGTTTCTGGCGAATTCCCCAGCCTTGCATTTCGAGTTTTCGACTCCATGAGAGGGCTGTGGGACAATGAGGTCAAGCTGGTTCATGAAACTAAGAACTCAGCCATGTCTTGCATGGTAGACGGTGAGGCCTTCTATTTCCTCAGCGAGGCCGGTGATGTCGTCGCGACCGGAACGCAGAGAAGCCTGTCGAAGCAATACTCGTCAGTTCTGATTATCGAAAACGGGGAGGAGATTGTCTACTTCATTAGCCCCTCTGCTACTGTTGTGGCCTGCAATCTTGCTCAGAAGGCATGGTACGAGTATCCTAGATTGTTGCCGATTTACTCCGAGTACTCGATCGATGTCGTCGAGTGCAACGGGGAGATGCTAGTAGTCCTCTTGTCGGAGTTCCTTGATACGGCAAGTTTGAGGGTGTGGAGGTTCTCCAAAGAGGACGTATCTTGGAGACAAGTAGCCACGATGCCGCCGGCGATGGCTCATGAGTTCTATGGAAAGAAATTGGACATCAACTGTTGTGGCCATGGAAGTATGATCTTGATGTGCTTCCACTCCGATGGGTTCAGCAGGTGTGTGATGTTTCGAATGGAAGCGAACGAGTGGGTCGAGCTGCCCGAGTGTTTTGTGTATGGTTGTGCTAAGGAGTTCATGTCTGCCTTCTCTTTCGAGCCAAGATTGGAAGTTGTTGTGTGA